Within the Streptomyces sp. YIM 121038 genome, the region CGTACACCATCGAGAACGTCATCTCGTGGTGGTGGTGCTTGCGGTGGACGGGGTCCTTCGTCATGTAGCCCAGCGAGTCGTGCATCCAGCCCATGTTCCACTTCAGGCCGAAGCCGAGGCCGCCGAAGCCGCCGGGGCCGACGTGGTGGGTCGCGCGGGTCACCCCGTCCCACGCCGTGGACTCCTCGGCGATGGTGACCACCCCGGGCGAGCGGCGGTACACCGTGGCGTTCATCTCCTGGAGGAAGGCCACCGCGTCCAGGTTCTCGCGGCCGCCGTGCACGTTCGGCGTCCACTGGCCGTGCTCGCGCGAGTAGTCCAGGTAGAGCATGGAGGCGACGGCGTCCACGCGCAGGCCGTCGATGTGGAACTCCTCGCACCAGTAACTGGCGTTGGCCACAAGGAAGTTGCGCACCTCCGCCCGGCCGTAGTCGAATTCGAGGGTGCCCCAGTCGGGGTGGGCCGCCCGCGCCGGGTCCTCGTGCTCGTACAGCGGCCGCCCGTCGAACTCCGCGAGCGCCCAGTCGTCGCGCGGGAAGTGTGCGGGCACCCAGTCCATGAGCACGCCGATCCCGGCCCGGTGCAGCGCGTCCACCAGGTACTTGAAGTCGTCGGGCGTGCCGAGCCGGGCCGTCGGCGCGTAGAAGCCGGTGACCTGGTAGCCCCAGGACCCGCCGAAGGGGTGCTCGGCGACCGGCATCAGCTCCACGTGCGTGAAGCCCAGGTCGCCGACGTAGGCCGGGAGTTGCTCGGCCAGCTGGCGGTAGGTGAGGCCGGGGCGCCAGGACGGCAGGTGCACCTCGTACACGGAGAACGGCGCCCGGTGCACCGGCGTCTCCTGGCGGCGGCGCAGCCACTCCTCGTCGTGCCACACGTGGTGCGAGGTGTGCACGACGGAGGAGTTCGCCGGGGGCGCCTCGGTGCGGCGGGCCAGCGGGTCGGCGCGGAAGGTCATGCTGCCGTCGGGCCGGGTGATCTGGAACTTGTACAGCTCGCCCTCGCCGACCGCGGGCACGAACAGCTCCCACACGCCGCTGCCGCCGAGCGAGCGCATGGGGAAGCCGGTGCCGTCCCAGTAGTTGAAGTTCCCGACGACGCGGACGCCGAGCGCGTTCGGCGCCCACACCGTGAAGCGGGTGCCGGTGACGCCCTGGTGCGTCATCGGGTGCGCCCCGAGCGCCTCCCACAGCTGCTCGTGCCGCCCCTCGCCGATCAGATGCAGGTCGAACTCGCCGAGCGCGGGCAGGAACCGGTACGCGTCGTGGGTGTCCCACCGCGACTCGTCGTACGCGATGTCCAGGCGGTAGTCCTCGGGGACCTCGCGCAGCGGAAGCACGGCCGAGAAGAAGCCGTCGCCGTCGTCGAGCAGCTCGGCGCGCAGGTCCCCGACGACGGCGGTCACGGCGCGCGCGTACGGCCGCAGGGCGCGGAACGCCACCCCGCCGGGCACGGCGTGCGCGCCGAGCACCCCGTGCGGGTCGTGGTGCGTGCCGGTCAGGAGCCGGACGCGGTCGGCCTCGGGCACGGGCGAGGGGGCCGGTGGATCCGAGGGGGCCGGGGGCTCCGGTGTCCGCGCGGGCTGCTCCGGGGGCCGCGCCCCGGCCTTCGCCGGCGTCTTGGCCGGGGTCTTGGCCGATGTCTTGGCCGGGGGCTTCGCCGGGGCCTTCGTCTTCGCGGCGGCCGACTTCTTCGGCCGGGCGGGCTTCGCCGCCTGCGGCGTCTTCGACGGCTTGGTCCGCTGGGCGGCCGGCTTGCGCGGGGGTGTGACCTCCGGTTCCGGTTCGTTCTGCGGGGCGGAGGAGCGGGGACGGCGGGTCACGGAGTCGGCCTCCTGTCCGAAGGGCGGGCGAAGGGCGTGGCGCACAAGGGGTCAGCGGACGTCGCCGGAGCGGCGCGGGCCCGCGGCGTCCGCGGCGAGCTGGTCGAGGGCGGCCAGCGGGACCGGCAGCCAGTCGGGGCGGTGGCGGGCCTCGTAGACCGCCTCGTAGACCGCCTTGTCGGTCTCGTGGGCGCGCAGGAGCACCGGCTCGGTGCGCGGGTCACGGCCGGAGACGTCGGCGTAGCCGGTGCAGTACGCGGCCCGGCAGGCGTCCGCCCAGCCGGGGGACCAGGGGCGGTACGAGCGGGCGGCGTAGTCGAAGGAGCGCAGCATGCCCGCGACGTCGCGGGCCGCGGGCTGCGGCATGCGGCGCTCGGCGAGCGGCCGCGCGGGCTCGCCCTCGAAGTCGATGAGGGACCAGGCGCCGGACGGCGCCCGCAGGCACTGGCCCAGGTGCAGATCGCCGTGGACGCGCTGGGCCGTCCACGCGGTGCCGCTGTGCGTGCCGAGGTCGGCGAGCGCCTGGTACGCGGTGCGCAGCGCGGGCTCGTACGGGCGCAGGGCGGGCACCGCGCGGGCGGCCGCCTCCAGGCGCTCCGTCATGCCCCGGGCGAGCAGGTCCACCTGGGCGCGGCCGAGCGAGACGGTGGGCAGGGCGGTGGCGAGGGCCGCGTGCACCTCGGCGGTGGCGCGGCCGAGGGCCCGGGCCTCGGCGCCGAAGTCCTCGCCCTTGGCGAGGGCCTTCAGGGCCAGCTCCCAGCCGTCGGTGGCGCCGCGCACATAGGGCTGGAGGACGCCGAGCACCAGCGGCTCGTCGGCGCCCTCGGCCGTCAGCCAGGCGGCGGGCGCGGGCACGCGGGCGCAGCCCCGCCGGGCCAGGGCGAGCGGCAGCTCCAGGTCGGGGTTGACGCCGGGCACCACCCGGCGGAACAGCTTCAGGATGAACGCGTCGCCGTACACGAGCGAGGAGTTGGACTGCTCGACGCTGCACGTGCGCGGGGCGAGCGCGGGCGGTATGTCGCTGTGCTCGGCCCGCGCGAAGCGCAGCACGCCGAGCCGCCCCGGCAGCCGCAGGCGCTCCAGGAGCAGCCCGGTCAGGCGCGGGTCGAGCAGCGCCTCGTACACGGTCAGGCCCGCGAGGGCGCCCTGGGTGACGTGGCCGATGAGCGCGGGCGCGAGCGGCGGCGGCAGCTCGGCCCGCACCCCTATCAGGAGCTGGTAGCAGTCGGCGGGCAGCTCGTGGTCGGCCGCCGTGTCCGGGCCCGCGAGCAGCGGCTGGCGCACCCGGACCAGCAGGTGCAGGAGGCCGATGTCCGCCCCCGGCGGCAGGAGTTCGGTCGCCGCCGCCAGCTCGAAGCCCGTGACGGGACGGCCCTTGCCCGCGAACCACCGCTGGCGCGGCAGCCAGCCGCGCAGCAGCGGGTCGAGCGACGCGATCAGCGCGCCGGCGTGGGCACTGGGGCGGGTGGCGGCTTCCGACATGGCGTCGTGTCCTTTCCGCGCCCTCGACGGGGGGTGTCAAGGGGAGGTGCCGGGGGTGCCGGGCAAGGCGTGCCGTGGGCGAGTGCCCGGTGCGGCGTGCCTCACGCCTGCCGCGGGCGGGTTCGCCGCACTGTCACGGCGACCTTACGCCGGGTCCTCGCGCAGCCGGAACCAGTAGAAGCCGTGCCCCGCCAGGGTGAGCAGGTACGGCAGTTCACCGATGGCCGGAAAGCGCACCCCGCCGATCAGCTCGACCGGATGGCGGCCGTTGAAGACCCGCAGATCGAGCTCGGTCGGCTGGGCGAAGCGGGAGAAGTTGTGCACGCACAGGACGAGGTCGTCCGCGCCGTCGCCGTCCGCGCCGTCCGCGCCGGTGGACGGCGCCTCCCGCAGGAAGGCCAGAACGGCCGGATTCGACGAGGGCAGTTCGGTGTACGAGCCGAGGCCGAACGCCGGGTTCTGCTTGCGGATCTCGATCATCCGTCGGGTCCAGTGCAGGAGCGAGGACGGCGAGGACATGGACGCCTCGACGTTCGTGACCTGGTAGCCGTAGACCGGATCCATGATCGTGGGCAGATAGAGGCGGCCGGGGTCGCAGGACGAGAAGCCCGCGTTGCGGTCGGGTGTCCACTGCATGGGGGTGCGCACCGCGTCGCGGTCGCCGAGCCAGATGTTGTCGCCCATGCCGATCTCGTCGCCGTAGTAGAGGATCGGCGAGCCGGGCAGGGAGAGCAGCAGCGCGGTGAACAGCTCGATCTGGTTGCGGTCGTTGTCGAGGAGGGGCGCGAGTCGGCGGCGGATGCCGATGTTGGCGCGCATGCGCGGGTCCTTGGCGTACTCCGCGTACATGTAGTCGCGCTCCTCGTCGGTGACCATCTCCAGGGTCAGCTCGTCGTGGTTGCGCAGGAAGATGCCCCACTGGCAGCCCGAGGGGATGCGCGGCGTCTTGGCGAGGATCTCCGAGACGGGGTAGCGCGACTCGCGGCGGACGGCCATGAAGATGCGCGGCATCACCGGGAAGTGGAACGCCATGTGACACTCGTCGCCGCCGTGCTCGAAGTCGCCGAAGTAGTCCACGACGTCCTCGGGCCACTGGTTGGCCTCGGCGAGGAGCACGGTGTCCGGGTAGTGGGCGTCGATCTCGGCGCGCACCCGCTTGAGGAGGTGGTGGGTGCGGGGGAGGTTCTCGCAGTTGGTGCCCTCCTCCGCGTAGAGGTACGGCACCGCGTCGAGCCGGAAGCCGTCGATGCCGAGGTCGAGCCAGAACCGCAGGGCGGAGATGATCTCCTCCTGGACGGCCGGGTTCTCGAAGTTGAGGTCCGGCTGGTGGGAGAAGAAGCGGTGCCAGTAGTACTGCTTGCGCACCGGGTCGAAGGTCCAGTTGGAGGCCTCGGTGTCGACGAAGATGATCCGGGCGTCCTGGTACTGCTTGTCGTCGTCGGCCCAGACGTAGTAGTCGCCGTAGGGGCCCTCGGGGTCGTTGCGCGAGGCCTGGAACCACGGGTGCTGGTCGCTGGTGTGGTTCATGACGAAGTCGATGATCACGCGCATGCCCCGCTGGTGGGCGCAGTCCACGAACTCCACGAAGTCCGCGAGGTCACCGAACTCGGGCAGGACCGCCGTGTAGTCCGAGACGTCGTAACCGCCGTCGCGCAGCGGCGATTTGAAGAACGGCGGCAGCCACAGGCAGTCGACGCCCAGCCACTGGAGGTAGTCGAGTTTGGCGGTGAGGCCCTTGAGGTCTCCGATGCCGTCGCCGTTGCTGTCCTGGAAGGAGCGGACCAGGACCTCGTAGAAGACGGCGCGCTTGAACCACTCCGGATCGCGGTCCTTCGCGGGAGTGTCCTCGAAGGTGTCCGGGACGGGCTCGTTGACGATCATGTGTGGGTGACCCTCCGATCAGCGGTAGGACGGTCGCAGGACGAGTACGTGCGCGGGCGTGACGCCCGGATCCAGGCGCACGTAGTTGGCCCTGCCCCAGTGGTAGGTCTCGCCGGTGAGCTCGTCGCGCACCGGCACGGACTCGTGCCAGTCGAGGCCGAGCTGTGGCATGTTCAACGAGACCGTGGCTTCCTGGGTGTGGTGGGGGTCGAGGTTCACGACCACCAGAACCGTGTTCGATCCGCCGGGGTGCCGCACGGTCTTGGAGTACGCGAGCACCGCGTCGTTGTCCGCCTCGTGGAAGTGCAGGCCGCGCAGCCGGGCGAGGGCCGCGTTGGCGCGCCGTATCGCGTTGAGCCGGGTGATGAGGGGCGCGAGGGTGCGGCCCTCGCGCTCGGCCGCGGCCCAGTCGCGCGGGCGCAGCTCGTACTTCTCCGAGTGCAGGTACTCCTCGCTGCCGGGGCGCAGCGGAGTGTTCTCGTACAGCTCGAAGCCGCTGTACACGCCCCAGGCCGGGGAGAGCGTCGCGGCGAGCACGGCGCGCACCGCGAAGGCGGGCGGCCCGCCGTGCTGAAGGTAGGCGTGCAGGATGTCCGGCGTGTTCACGAAGAAGTTGGGCCGCAGGTAGTGCGCGGTCTCGGTGGACAGCTCGGTGAGGTAGTCGGTCAGTTCCCGCTTGTCGTTGCGCCAGGTGAAGTACGTGTACGACTGGTGGAAGCCGATCGCGGCGAGGGTGCGCAGCATCGCGGGCCGCGTGAACGCCTCGGCGAGGAAGAGGACGTCCGGATCCGTGCGGTGGATGTCGGCGAGGACCTCCTCCCAGAACGCGACGGGCTTGGTGTGCGGATTGTCCACGCGGAAGACCCGCACCCCGTGCCCCATCCAGAAGCGCAGCAGCCGGATCGTCTCGGCGGTGATGCCCGCCCTGTCGCGGTCGAAGTGGAGGGGGTAGATGTCCTGGTACTTCTTCGGCGGGTTCTCCGCGTACGCGATGGAGCCGTCCGCGCGGTGGGCGAACCAGTCGGGGTGCTTCTCCACCCACGGGTGGTCGGGCGAGCACTGGAGGGCGAAGTCCAGGGCGACTTCGAGTCCGAGGCGGCCCGCCTCGCGCACGAACGCGTCGAAGTCGTCGAGCGTGCCCAGGTCCGGGTGCACGGCGTCGTGGCCGCCCGCGGGGGAGCCGATCCCCCAGGGCACGCCGACGTCGTGCGGCCCGGCCGACAGGGAGTTGTTCGCGCCCTTGCGGAAGGTCGTGCCGATGGGGTGCACGGGCGGCAGATAGACGATGTCGAAGCCCATGTCCGCGATCGCCGGGAGCCGCCGCGCGGCCGTGCGGAACGTCCCGGACACGGGTGGCCGGCCCGCGCGGACCAGCGCGCCCTCCGAGCGCGGGAAGAACTCGTACCAGGAGCCGAAGAGCGCGCGCTCGCGGTCGACACGGAGGGTGAACTCCGCACTGGTGGTGATGAGTTCGCGCAGCGGATGGGCGGCGAGCACGGCGTCCGCCTCCGGGGTCAGCGCACCGGCGAGGCGGGCGGAGGGCGCGCGTGCGGGGTCGCGCAGCGCCTCGACGGCGGCCCGCAGGGGGCCGCGCAGCTCGGGCGGCGCCCCGGCGGCGGCGCGCTCGTAGAGCCGGGTGCCCTCCAGGAGGACCAGGTCGGTGTCGATGCCCGCGGGTATCTTGATCTCCGCGTGGTGCCGCCAGGTGGCCACCGGGTCGCTCCACGCCTGCACGGCGAACGTCCAGTCGCCGTGCGCGTCGGGCGTGACGTCGGCGCCCCAGCGGTCGGTGCCCGGCGCCAGCTCGCGCATCGGGGTCCAGGGGCCCGCGCGTCCGGCCGGGTCCCGCAGCACCACGTTCGCGGCGACCGCGTCGTGGCCTTCGCGGAACACGGTGGCGCTGACCTGGAACGTCTCGCCGACGACGGCCTTGGCCGGGCGTCGGCCGCAGAGCACCACGGGCTCGACGGCGAGGATGGGGATCCTTCCGGTGACCGGCACGGAGGCGAACTCCTCTACGTCCTTGCGGGGTTCGGGCATGACCGCTCCTGTTCCGCGTGCGCGTCGGCGGATGTCGGCTGTGGAGGGGTTCCGCGGGTGCGCGTGCGCGTCCGGGACGACGGGCGCGAGCACGCGCGTACCGGTGGAGCCTTCCCACGCTTCTCGGGTGGGCAATCCGGCGCTTTGTTAACTACTCGCGCGTAACGGCATACACAAGACCGGTCACGGGAAAACCGAGCGACCCGGCCGCCCCACCGCGGCAACGACGGACCCCCGGCAGGCGGGGTGCGCCTGCCGGGGGTCACGGTGCGGCGGTGCGACGCCGACTACGCGACGGTCACGACTTGACCTGGAGCAGTCGGTTGGGCGAGCCGGGGCCCACGTTGATGAGCCGGTTCTTCGCGGTGCGGTTGACGAGCATCTGCATCACCTCGGACGGCGGCGCGGTGCGCTTGTCGGCGAGGTACAGGGCCGCGGCCCCGGCGACGTGCGGCGCCGCCATCGACGTGCCGGAGAGCGTCGCGGTGGCGTTGTCGTTGGTGTTCGACGCCGACTTGATGGCCACGCCGGGCGCGAACATGTCCACGCTCAGGCCGTAGTTGGAGAACGCGGGCCGGGTGTCGCCGCGGTCGGTGGCCCCGATCGTGAGCGCCTCGGCGACGCGCGCGGGCGAGGTGCCGCTCGCGGGCTGGCCCGAGTTGCCGGCCGCGACGGAGTACGTCACGCCGGACCTGATGGAGTTCCGCACGGCCTGGTCGAGCTGGGCGTTGGCGGAGCCGCCGAGGCTCATGTTCGCCACGGCGGGCTTGCGCGCGTTGCGGGTCACGAAGTCGATGCCCGCGATGACGCCGGACAGCGTGCCGGAGCCCTGGTTGTTGAGCACGCGCACGCCCACGACCTTGGCCTTCTTGGCGACGCCGTACTTCGTGCCCGCGATGGTCCCGGCCACGTGCGTGCCGTGGCCGTTGCCGTCCTCGGCGATCGGGTCGTTGTCGACGAAGTCGAAGCCGGAGCGGGCGCGCCCGCCGAACTCCGAGTGCGTGGTGCGCACGCCGGTGTCGATGACGTAGACGGTGACGCCCGCGCCCGCCGAGTCCGGATAGCGGAACGTCCGGTCGAGCGGCAGCTTGGGCTGGTCGATGCGGTCCTCGCCCCAGGACGGCGGGTTGACCTGGCGCGCGTCCGTGTGGAGCGTGATGTCCGGGCTGACCGCGCTGACCGACGGGTCGGCGGCGAGCCGCTGGGCCTCGGCCGCGCTGGCCTTGACGGCGAAGCCGTTGAGCGCCGAGCGGTAGGTGCGGCTGATCTTCACGCCGTACTCGTCCGCGATGTCCCTGCCCTCCGCGGACGCCGCGCGGGTGTCCGACTTCAGGGTCACGACGTAGCCGTGCTCGGCGGTGTCGGGCGCGGCCTGCGACGACGGGGCGGCGACGGCGAAGCCGCCGACGAGAGCGACGACCGTGACGGCCGACACCCGTCGTATACGACGCGTGTGTGACAACTGCATGTGCTGGTTCCCTCCCCTTGGACGCGACCTTCCCTCCCCTGGGCAGCGGCCGCGTGTCCGGGCCGCGTCAGGTCGCGAGTCCCTGAAGCGTGGACTGTCCGGGTGAAGCGCAACAAGCCTGTGCGAGCGAGGGCATGTCTCGGTTCGGGTACACGCCGAGCCCTGCCGTAGGCATACACGTGCAACTTGAGCGGAAGCCTGGAGGGAAGGCCGAGGGCCAAGGTGGGGCTTGGGTGTCGGGTCGCGCAGAGTTACGACCCCGACCCCCGGCAGGGGGTGAGGATTCCTGCCGGGGGCCGCCGGTCGGGGCTACTTAACTTGCAGCAGTCTGTTCGGCGAGCCCCCGCCGATTCCCGACAGCTTGTTCTTGGCCGAGCGGTCGGTGAGCCACTTGCCGACCTTGGCGGGCTTCGCCGTGCGGTGGTCGGCGAGGTACAGCGCGGCCGCTCCGGCGACGTGCGGTGCCGCCATCGACGTACCGGAGTACGTCGCCGTGGCCGTGTTGCTCGCGTTGGACGCGGACTTGATCGCCACGCCGGGGGCGAACAGGTCCAGGCGCGAGCCGTAGTTGGAGAAGGAGGGGCGCTTGTCGCGCCGGTCGGACGCCCCGACCGTCAGGGCCTCCTTGACCCGGGCGGGCGAGGAGCGCGTCGCGGACTCGCTCTCGTTGCCCGCCGCCACCGAGTAGGTGACGCCGGACGCGATGGACTTGCGCACCGCCGCGTCCAGCGGGGCGAAGGCCGGGGTGCCGATGCTCATGTTGGCGACGGCGGGCTTGCGCGCGTTCCTGGTCACCCAGTCGACGCCCGCGATGATGCCGCCGAGGGTGCCTCCGCCCTCCTCGTCGAGCACGCGCACGGCCACGATCTTGGCCTTCTTGGCGACGCCGTACTTCGTGCCCGCGACCGTTCCGGCCACGTGCGTGCCGTGCCCGTGGGCGTCCTGGGCGACGGCGTCGTTGTCGATGAAGTCCCAGCCGGAGCGGGCCCGTCCGCCGAAGTCCTTGTGCGCGGTGCGCACGCCGGTGTCGATGACGTAGACGGTGACACCAGCGCCCTTCGACCGCGGCGCGGTGTACGACTTGTCGAGCGGCAGGCTCTTCTGGTCGATGCGGTCCAGGCCCCACGACGGCGGGTTCGGCTGCCGGGCCGCGGCCCGCGCCCCCAGGTCCACCCGGACCTTCCGGTCGGCGACGACGCCGGTGACCGACGGGTCGGCCGCGAGTTCGCGCGCCTCGGCGGCCGTGGCGCGCACGGCGTAGCCGTTGAGCGCCGCGCTGTACGTGTGCTGGATGCGCGCGTCGTACTTCTCGGCGAGGCTCTTGCCCGCGCCGGAGGTGGACTTCGTGCCCGGCTCGAGCGTCACGATGTACGTGCTGCTCCGGCCTTCGCCGCCGGCGTCGGACGCGGCGTGCGACGGCGGGGTCACGGCGGCCAGCAGGCCCACCGCGGCGGCGGCCGCGACGGCCCCCGCCCCGCGCCGCGTTCTGGTGTGGTGCTTGGTCATGTGGTGCGTTCCCTCCCCTGGAAACGGCTGGTGACGACGCCCTGTGCGCACTGCGTCGTCCGCAGGCGTGCTGGGCAGCGTCTCGTGCGCGGGTGAACGGCCACAAGCCGGATAGCGGGGCGGAATCGGTCATATCGCCCGCACTTTGGCCGGTTACGGCTCAACCCAAGCTGAGTCTTGGGGGCATGGTAGTAAATCCGAGGATTGACTTGGGTTTTTTGTCTCCCCGATGATCAGTGAGGGCCCAGGGCGGCAACCCGCCCCGCCCCGGCCGGAGTCCGGAATCCGGCCAGGGGCGGGGCGGGCGCCGACCCGCCCGTGGGCGCGGGGCCCGCGCGCCGGGGCGCGGAGGTGCCGGGCTGCGGCGCCCGGCCGAGGTGTGTGTCCGAGGACCGCCAGCGCGCGGCGCGGCCACGGGGCACCCTCGCCCCATGACCACCACGCCACCCACCGCGTCACTCGCCCCGCCACCCACCGCGTCTGCCGCTTCGGCCGCCAGCGCGTCACCCGTCGACGCCCGCTCCGTGCTGACCGCCATGTACGCCGCCGAGACCCGCTATCTGGCCGCGGGCGGCCCCGGCCGCGCGTCCTTCGCCCCGCTCGCGCCCCACTTCGCGCCCGACGTCGTCCTGCACCAGGCCGACGGCCTGCCGTACGGCGGCACCTGGCGGGGGCACGAGGGCCTGGAGCGGTTCTTCCTCGCGATGGCCGACACCTGGGACCGGTTCGACATCGTGCGGCAGGAGTTCCTCGCGGACGGCGGCACCGGAACGCGCCGGACGGTCTGCGTGCACAGCGACATCCACGCCCGCGCCCGGGCCACCGGCCGCGCACTCGCCTTCCCCATCCTCCAGGCCATCACCGTGGAGGAGGGCAGGATCCGCGAGGTGCGGCCGTTCTACTGGGACACGGCGGCGATCGCGGCGGCCTGCCGCTGAGCGCGCGTACGGCCTGCGCCGCGTGCCGTACGGCACACCGGTCCCGCGTTGACAGGGCGCGGGACCGGTGTCTGTAATGGTGCGCGTGCCGCGTGGCGTGGGCCGAAGAGCAGTGGGCGGGCCTCCGACCGGGCGAGCACCTTCACCAAGGGACATGACCTTGCGTTCACTTCGTATCGCGTCGCCGCGCTGCGGCTGACGCAGCCGCGTACCCGGCGCAGCGCCGTACCCGCCGGATCGGCGTAGCCCCGTACCCGAGGGAACGGCACAGCTCCGTACCCGCCGGATCGGCGCAGCCCCGTACCCGACGCAGTCGCCGCGGCCGCGTACCCACGCCCCTTTCCCGGGGTCCGGGCCGCGCCCGCGCACGACCTTCCCCTTCTTCCCCTCTTCACCGCGTCCGTCGGTCCGTCACACACGCGCGGACGCGCCACCCTGTCTGGAGATCCCTTCCGCATGTCCACGCCCACGCCCACTCCCACACCCACCGGCACCCCGCGCCCCCGCGAGGTCCGCACCCTCGCCGACAAGCTCCTGGAGGTCCACGACTGGCTGCGCGAGCAGCTCGGCCACCTCCGGGCCGAGGCCGCGGCGCACCTCGCCGCCCGTGCCGCCCACCAGGGTCCCGCCGCACCGCCCGCGCCCGGCCTCGGCCTGCAGATCCGCCAGCGCTGCCTGGAGTTCTGCGACGCGCTCACCTTCCACCACACCGCCGAGGACGAGCACGTCTTCCCCGGCGTCGTGGAACACCACCCCCACCTGCGCGAACCCCTCGCCCGGCTCGGCGCGGAGCACCGCGAGATGGCCCGCGTGAAGGAACGCCTCCTCGCGCTGCTCGACGACGTCACGACCGCCGACCCCGAGGCGTTCCTCACGGAGTTCGACACCCTGGCGCGGCTCCTCACCGCCCACCTGGAATACGAGGAGAGCTGGGTCGTGCCGGTCCTCGCGGACGTGCCGTTCCCGCCCGGTCCGCCCTCCTGACTGCCGCCCCCCGGTGAACCGAGTAATCTGCCGGGGCGTTTCGTGAGGTGACGGCGGTACGACCGCCCGTGCCGAGCGCGGACGCGACAGCTACCGGGCAACAGGGGCACAGGGGGACGGGGCGGAATGATCGGTCAGTTGAGGGACACCTCCCCGCGCCGGACGGGACCGTACGAGATCGTCGCCCGGCTCGGCGCGGGCGGCATGGGCGAGGTGTTCCTGGGCGTGCCGCAGGACGCCCCCGGGTCCGCGGAGCCCACCGCGGTCCCGGGCCCCGCCGCGGCCCCGGATCCCGCCGCGGCCCCGGACCCCACCGCCCAGGGCGGCCCCCGGACCCCCTACGACCCGGACGAGCTCGTCGCCGTCAAGGCCGTCCGGCGGGACCTCGCGGAGGAGCCCGCCTTCCGGGCCCGCTTCCGGCGCGAGATCGCCGTCGCCCGCTCCGTCACCAGCCCGTACGTCGCCCGGCTCGTCGCCGGTGACGCCGACGCCGAACAGCCCTGGCTCGCCACGGAGTACGTGGCCGGGCCCACCCTCGCCGAGGCGGTGCGGCGGCACGGCCCGCTGCCCGTGCCCGCCGTCGCCGCGCTCGGCACCGCCATGGCCCGGGCCCTGGCCGCCGTGCACGCCGCCGGGGCGCTGCACCGCGACCTGAAGCCCGCCAACGTCCTCATCGGCCCGGAAGGGCCCAAGCTCATCGACTTCGGTGTCGCCCGCACCCCCGGCGCCACCACGATGACCGCCACCGGGCTGCTCGTCGGCACCCCCGGCTTCATGTCGCCCGAACACGTCGCGGGCGGACGGCACGTGGTGGCCGCGTCCGACGTCTTCTGCCTCGCCTCCGTCCTCGTGTACGCGGCCGTGGGACGCGACCCGTTCGGCGACGGGCCCGTGGCCGCCGTCCTGTACCGGGTGTCGCGTGCCGAGGCCGAACTCGACGCCGTGCCCGCGGAGTTGCGCGAGGTCCTCGCCGCCTGCCTGGTCGTGGACCCGGCCGCGCGGCCGGGCCCCGAGGAGCTCGCCGGGCGCCTCGCGGGCCTCGGCGGAGCGGACGGCCCCGGCTTCGCGTGGCCCCCGCCCGTCGCGGCGGCCGTCGCCGAGGCGCGGCGCGACGCCGAGCAACTCTGCGCCGCGGGGCGGCCGCTGCTGCCCCTGCCCGCCCCGCCCGCCGCCCCGCCCGCCGCCCCGTCCGCCGCGCCGCCCGGCGGTGAGCCCGCCGGAGAGCCCACGCCCACGTGGACGCCCACCGCCCTGAACACCCCCGCCGGGCCCGGCGCCCCGGCCGCCCACGAGCTGCCCACCATGGGCGCCGCCGCGCCCTCGGCGGCCACCGCGCCCGGCGTGCCCCGGCGGCGCGGCCGCCGTACCGCGTT harbors:
- a CDS encoding S8 family peptidase, translating into MQLSHTRRIRRVSAVTVVALVGGFAVAAPSSQAAPDTAEHGYVVTLKSDTRAASAEGRDIADEYGVKISRTYRSALNGFAVKASAAEAQRLAADPSVSAVSPDITLHTDARQVNPPSWGEDRIDQPKLPLDRTFRYPDSAGAGVTVYVIDTGVRTTHSEFGGRARSGFDFVDNDPIAEDGNGHGTHVAGTIAGTKYGVAKKAKVVGVRVLNNQGSGTLSGVIAGIDFVTRNARKPAVANMSLGGSANAQLDQAVRNSIRSGVTYSVAAGNSGQPASGTSPARVAEALTIGATDRGDTRPAFSNYGLSVDMFAPGVAIKSASNTNDNATATLSGTSMAAPHVAGAAALYLADKRTAPPSEVMQMLVNRTAKNRLINVGPGSPNRLLQVKS
- the glgB gene encoding 1,4-alpha-glucan branching enzyme, with protein sequence MTRRPRSSAPQNEPEPEVTPPRKPAAQRTKPSKTPQAAKPARPKKSAAAKTKAPAKPPAKTSAKTPAKTPAKAGARPPEQPARTPEPPAPSDPPAPSPVPEADRVRLLTGTHHDPHGVLGAHAVPGGVAFRALRPYARAVTAVVGDLRAELLDDGDGFFSAVLPLREVPEDYRLDIAYDESRWDTHDAYRFLPALGEFDLHLIGEGRHEQLWEALGAHPMTHQGVTGTRFTVWAPNALGVRVVGNFNYWDGTGFPMRSLGGSGVWELFVPAVGEGELYKFQITRPDGSMTFRADPLARRTEAPPANSSVVHTSHHVWHDEEWLRRRQETPVHRAPFSVYEVHLPSWRPGLTYRQLAEQLPAYVGDLGFTHVELMPVAEHPFGGSWGYQVTGFYAPTARLGTPDDFKYLVDALHRAGIGVLMDWVPAHFPRDDWALAEFDGRPLYEHEDPARAAHPDWGTLEFDYGRAEVRNFLVANASYWCEEFHIDGLRVDAVASMLYLDYSREHGQWTPNVHGGRENLDAVAFLQEMNATVYRRSPGVVTIAEESTAWDGVTRATHHVGPGGFGGLGFGLKWNMGWMHDSLGYMTKDPVHRKHHHHEMTFSMVYAYSENYVLPISHDEVVHGKRSLVSKMPGDWWRQRADHRAYLGFMWAHPGKQLLFMGQEFAQGAEWSESHGPDWWLLDPAYGAEADHRGVRDLVRDLNTRYRAEPALWQRDTEPGGFAWVVGDAAEDNVFAFLRYGAEGTSPLLCVSHFSPVVRHAYRIGVPDGFTAWQEVLNTDAEAYGGSHTLNPDPLKPTPEPAHGRPASLLLSLPPLTTLWLRPI
- a CDS encoding phosphotransferase → MSEAATRPSAHAGALIASLDPLLRGWLPRQRWFAGKGRPVTGFELAAATELLPPGADIGLLHLLVRVRQPLLAGPDTAADHELPADCYQLLIGVRAELPPPLAPALIGHVTQGALAGLTVYEALLDPRLTGLLLERLRLPGRLGVLRFARAEHSDIPPALAPRTCSVEQSNSSLVYGDAFILKLFRRVVPGVNPDLELPLALARRGCARVPAPAAWLTAEGADEPLVLGVLQPYVRGATDGWELALKALAKGEDFGAEARALGRATAEVHAALATALPTVSLGRAQVDLLARGMTERLEAAARAVPALRPYEPALRTAYQALADLGTHSGTAWTAQRVHGDLHLGQCLRAPSGAWSLIDFEGEPARPLAERRMPQPAARDVAGMLRSFDYAARSYRPWSPGWADACRAAYCTGYADVSGRDPRTEPVLLRAHETDKAVYEAVYEARHRPDWLPVPLAALDQLAADAAGPRRSGDVR
- the treS gene encoding maltose alpha-D-glucosyltransferase encodes the protein MIVNEPVPDTFEDTPAKDRDPEWFKRAVFYEVLVRSFQDSNGDGIGDLKGLTAKLDYLQWLGVDCLWLPPFFKSPLRDGGYDVSDYTAVLPEFGDLADFVEFVDCAHQRGMRVIIDFVMNHTSDQHPWFQASRNDPEGPYGDYYVWADDDKQYQDARIIFVDTEASNWTFDPVRKQYYWHRFFSHQPDLNFENPAVQEEIISALRFWLDLGIDGFRLDAVPYLYAEEGTNCENLPRTHHLLKRVRAEIDAHYPDTVLLAEANQWPEDVVDYFGDFEHGGDECHMAFHFPVMPRIFMAVRRESRYPVSEILAKTPRIPSGCQWGIFLRNHDELTLEMVTDEERDYMYAEYAKDPRMRANIGIRRRLAPLLDNDRNQIELFTALLLSLPGSPILYYGDEIGMGDNIWLGDRDAVRTPMQWTPDRNAGFSSCDPGRLYLPTIMDPVYGYQVTNVEASMSSPSSLLHWTRRMIEIRKQNPAFGLGSYTELPSSNPAVLAFLREAPSTGADGADGDGADDLVLCVHNFSRFAQPTELDLRVFNGRHPVELIGGVRFPAIGELPYLLTLAGHGFYWFRLREDPA